Proteins from one Mercurialis annua linkage group LG7, ddMerAnnu1.2, whole genome shotgun sequence genomic window:
- the LOC126656339 gene encoding uncharacterized protein LOC126656339, whose amino-acid sequence MGMNYYKILKVDKNVKDDDLKKAYRQLVMKWHPDKNPTNKMEAESMFKQISEAYEVLSDPQKREVYDQYGEEGLKGQVPPPDPTAGDIPSSFGFNYRRADSIFADVYGHSNSFGANRGSSFFANGIFDDDIFGSIGGGGRGSMHQTGPRKDPHIESKMLCSLEELYNGATKKLQISREIVDAKGKTTNVQEVSEIHVKPGWKKGTKITIPEKGNKYPNVIPADLIFILEEKPHPVFTRERNDLIITQKISLTEALTGYTVHLTHLDGRNLSIPVNDVISPSYEEVIRKEGMPHKDPIKKGNLRIKFSIKFPTRLTLEQKAGIKKLLT is encoded by the exons ATGGGGATGAATTATtataagattttaaaagtagataaaaatgttaaagaTGATGACTTGAAGAAAGCTTATAGACAACTTGTTATGAAATGGCACCCTGATAAGAACCCCACTAACAAAATGGAAGCTGAATCCATGTTTAAACAGATCTCTGAGGCTTATgag GTTCTTAGTGATCCCCAAAAAAGAGAAGTGTATGACCAATATGGTGAAGAGGGTCTAAAAGGCCAAGTTCCACCCCCTGATCCTACTGCTGGAGATATTCCTTCATCGTTCGGATTCAACTACCGTAGAGCAGATTCTATCTTTGCTGATGTTTACGGGCATTCAAACTCGTTCGGAGCCAATAGAGGATCAAGTTTTTTCGCAAATGGAATATTTGATGATGATATATTTGGGTCTATTGGTGGAGGAGGAAGAGGATCAATGCATCAGACTGGCCCTAGAAAAGATCCTCACATTGAGAGTAAAATGCTTTGTAGTCTTGAGGAGCTGTACAATGGGGCTACTAAGAAGCTGCAGATTTCTAGAGAGATTGTTGATGCGAAGGG CAAGACTACGAACGTGCAGGAGGTCTCAGAAATTCACGTAAAGCCGGGCTGGAAAAAGGGCACGAAAATTACCATACCGGAGAAAGGGAATAAGTATCCAAATGTCATACCGGCTGATCTTATCTTCATACTAGAAGAAAAACCGCATCCTGTGTTCACTCGTGAGAGAAATGACTTGATCATTACTCAAAAGATTTCGTTAACTGAAGCCTTGACGGGTTACACTGTCCATTTGACTCACTTAGATGGACGGAATTTATCGATTCCAGTTAACGATGTGATTAGTCCGAGTTACGAGGAGGTTATCCGGAAAGAAGGGATGCCCCATAAAGACCCAATAAAGAAGGGAAATCTGAGGATTAAGTTCAGCATCAAGTTCCCGACTAGACTAACATTAGAACAGAAAGCAGGAATCAAAAAGCTTCTTACTTGA
- the LOC126656342 gene encoding signaling peptide TAXIMIN 2 — protein sequence MGDCRPLGFLIGLPFALIALVLSLVGAVIWVIGTILSCLCPCCVCCAGLANLAMSIVKLPIKVLKWFTQQIPC from the exons ATGGGCGATTGTAGACCGTTGGGTTTCTTGATTGGATTGCCATTTGCTTTGATTGCCTTGGTTTTATCTCTTGTTGGTGCAGTCATCTGGGTCATCGG GACTATATTGAGTTGTTTATGCCCATGTTGTGTGTGTTGTGCGGGTCTGGCGAATTTGGCAATGAGCATTGTAAAGCTTCCGATTAAAGTTCTTAAATGGTTTACTCAACAGATTCCTTGTTAG